A region of Anguilla rostrata isolate EN2019 chromosome 10, ASM1855537v3, whole genome shotgun sequence DNA encodes the following proteins:
- the LOC135233271 gene encoding MOB kinase activator 1B, producing the protein MSFLFGSRSSKTFKPKKNIPEGSHQYELLKHAEATLGSGNLRMAVMLPDGEDLNEWVAVNTVDFFNQINMLYGTITDFCTEESCPLMSAGPKYEYHWADGTNIKKPIKCSAPKYIDYLMTWVQDQLDDETLFPSKIGVPFPKNFMSVAKTILKRLFRVYAHIYHQHFDAVIQLQEEAHLNTSFKHFIFFVQEFNLIDRKELAPLQELIEKLTSKDR; encoded by the exons ATGAGCTTTTTGTT CGGAAGTCGCTCGTCAAAGACGTTCAAGCCGAAGAAGAACATTCCGGAAGGGTCGCACCAGTACGAGCTGCTGAAGCATGCGGAGGCCACGCTGGGGAGCGGGAACCTGCGCATGGCCGTCATGCTGCCCGACGGCGAGGACCTCAACGAGTGGGTGGCCGTCAACA CTGTAGATTTCTTCAACCAGATCAACATGCTTTACGGGACCATCACCGACTTCTGCACGGAGGAGAGCTGTCCCCTCATGTCCGCCGGGCCCAA GTATGAGTACCATTGGGCTGATGGGACCAATATAAAAAAGCCAATCAAATGCTCTGCGCCCAAGTATATTGATTACCTAATGACCTGGGTGCAGGATCAGCTCGATGATGAAACGCTGTTCCCTTCGAAAATAG GTGTCCCCTTTCCGAAGAACTTCATGTCGGTGGCGAAGACCATCCTGAAACGTCTTTTCCGGGTGTACGCCCACATTTACCACCAACACTTTGACGCCGTCATCCAGCTTCAGGAAGAGGCCCACCTGAACACGTCTTTCAAGCACTTTATCTTTTTTGTTCAG GAATTTAATCTGATAGACAGAAAAGAACTGGCTCCGCTGCAGGAGCTGATCGAGAAGCTGACGTCCAAGGACAGATAA
- the LOC135233269 gene encoding trichohyalin-like isoform X2, with translation MLRKRLMAEEYKRALVAQIEEQRQMREQEKTARVDEDRRRMQKFRKDASAKRQEASVLHVSQVRPRKSEEPQPIMTSSQNFRRVSAPRADHSQAEMLQKKHLRAEEYKRDLVAQIEEQRLRREQEKATRLEEEKKMVWEQQIKQELSRTKRQELLLNTKRREEPQTSSEATQKHKYIHHALWDPVKSETALRKHLKEEEYKRDLQAQIEEQRQRREMEKEERKADDQAAVQTEERRLRSEREVKEWRFPQDTLGRRHEVTVDSHASMEFSESSKYAHNLSCLLDPAQLELMQRKRIRDEEHRRELDIQVKDQRQRRAKEKEELLVKELAQERSEDRRLKREEEFRQQKLLLEQKKKELEAQMEEQRQWREKEVRLAKQQEIKQPKFQQDARRKGLHPNWKEEQLDGTQVDVASQRLPLVARRNQDVSRQLHSTEYVSLKVCKSWDMLGYTVLTVHTKDAASQTDPHDGFMQSVETTVRPTPHHVNHRPRLPSPPVPAVQRWLQDQSAQPECPPSEGGAEVDRARPSSSSGPSSSSGGFVRKPPSTPPVQDFLQNADHTVQQRNSEHGSYVRQSQQENQTDLDPDY, from the exons ATGCTGAGAAAGCGTCTCATGGCTGAGGAGTACAAG CGGGCCTTGGTGGCTCAAATAGAGGAGCAGAGGCAAATGCGAGAGCAGGAGAAGACGGCGCGGGTGGATGAGGATAGGAGACGGATGCAGAAGTTTCGAAAAGACGCATCTGCCAAGAGACAGGAAGCGAGTGTTCTGCATGTCTCACAG GTGCGCCCACGGAAGTCAGAAGAGCCTCAACCCATTATGACGTCCTCACAGAATTTCAG GAGAGTCTCTGCACCCAGAGCTGACCACAGCCAAGCTGAGATGCTACAGAAGAAGCACCTTCGTGCTGAGGAATACAAG CGGGACTTGGTTGCTCAGATTGAGGAACAGAGGCTGCGCCGGGAACAGGAGAAGGCCACACGactggaggaagagaagaagatgGTCTGGGAACAGCAGATCAAGCAGGAGCTATCGCGGACTAAAAGACAGGAG TTGCTGCTGAACACCAAGAGAAGAGAGGAACCTCAGACCAGCAGTGAagccacacaaaaacacaa ATATATCCACCACGCCCTTTGGGATCCAGTGAAGTCTGAGACCGCTCTGAGGAAACATCTGAAAGAAGAGGAATATAAG CGCGACCTACAGGCACAGATCGAGgagcagcggcagcggcgggagatggagaaggaggagcGGAAGGCGGACGACCAAGCCGCGGTGCAGACTGAGGAGAGGCGGCTGAGGAGCGAGAGGGAGGTGAAGGAGTGGCGCTTTCCGCAGGACACGCTGGGCAGAAGACACGAG GTGACCGTGGATTCTCACGCCTCCATGGAATTCTCAGAAAGTAGCAA ATACGCCCATAACCTGAGCTGCCTTCTGGACCCCGCCCAGCTTGAGCTCATGCAGAGGAAACGCATCAGAGACGAAGAGCACAGG CGGGAATTAGACATACAGGTTAAAGACCAGCGGCAGCGGCGGGCGAAGGAAAAGGAGGAGCTGCTGGTGAAGGAGCTGGCGCAGGAGCGGTCAGAGGACAGGAGgctgaagagggaggaggagttcAGGCAGCAGAAGCTCCTGCTGGAGCAAAAGAAG AAGGAACTGGAGGCGCAGatggaggagcagaggcagTGGCGGGAGAAGGAGGTGCGGCTGGCGAAGCAGCAGGAGATCAAGCAGCCAAAGTTCCAGCAGGATGCCAGGAGAAAG GGTCTGCATCCGAATTGGAAAGAGGAGCAGTTGGACGGGACACAGGTAGACGTGGCTTCCCAGCGGTTGCCTTTGGTGGCCAGGAGGAACCAAGACGTCTCCAGGCAGCTGCACTCTACAGAATACGTCTCCCTCAAAG TGTGCAAGAGCTGGGATATGCTTGGCTATACAGTGCTGACTGTCCACACAAAGGATGCAGCGAGCCAGACAGATCCTCATG ATGGTTTCATGCAAAGCGTGGAAACGACTGTACGCCCCACACCGCACCATGTGAACCACAGGCCCAG GCTACCGTCGCCCCCGGTTCCCGCCGTACAGAGGTGGCTTCAGGACCAGTCAGCTCAGCCTGAGTGTCCTCCTTCGGAGGGGGGGGCCGAGGTGGACCGTGCGCGCCCGTCGTCCTCCTCcgggccctcctcctcctcgggtGGCTTTGTGCGCAaacccccctctaccccccctgTGCAAGACTTCCTGCAGAACGCCGATCACACAGTGCAACAGCGCAACAGTGAGCACGGCAGTTACGTGCGTCAG AGCCAGCAGGAAAACCAGACCGATTTGGATCCAGATTACTAG
- the LOC135233269 gene encoding trichohyalin-like isoform X1, producing MLRKRLMAEEYKRALVAQIEEQRQMREQEKTARVDEDRRRMQKFRKDASAKRQEASVLHVSQVRPRKSEEPQPIMTSSQNFSTANYDPRLNVSVLQCFRRVSAPRADHSQAEMLQKKHLRAEEYKRDLVAQIEEQRLRREQEKATRLEEEKKMVWEQQIKQELSRTKRQELLLNTKRREEPQTSSEATQKHKYIHHALWDPVKSETALRKHLKEEEYKRDLQAQIEEQRQRREMEKEERKADDQAAVQTEERRLRSEREVKEWRFPQDTLGRRHEVTVDSHASMEFSESSKYAHNLSCLLDPAQLELMQRKRIRDEEHRRELDIQVKDQRQRRAKEKEELLVKELAQERSEDRRLKREEEFRQQKLLLEQKKKELEAQMEEQRQWREKEVRLAKQQEIKQPKFQQDARRKGLHPNWKEEQLDGTQVDVASQRLPLVARRNQDVSRQLHSTEYVSLKVCKSWDMLGYTVLTVHTKDAASQTDPHDGFMQSVETTVRPTPHHVNHRPRLPSPPVPAVQRWLQDQSAQPECPPSEGGAEVDRARPSSSSGPSSSSGGFVRKPPSTPPVQDFLQNADHTVQQRNSEHGSYVRQSQQENQTDLDPDY from the exons ATGCTGAGAAAGCGTCTCATGGCTGAGGAGTACAAG CGGGCCTTGGTGGCTCAAATAGAGGAGCAGAGGCAAATGCGAGAGCAGGAGAAGACGGCGCGGGTGGATGAGGATAGGAGACGGATGCAGAAGTTTCGAAAAGACGCATCTGCCAAGAGACAGGAAGCGAGTGTTCTGCATGTCTCACAG GTGCGCCCACGGAAGTCAGAAGAGCCTCAACCCATTATGACGTCCTCACAGAATTTCAG cacTGCCAATTACGACCCAAGGTTGAACGTGTCTGTACTACAATGTTTCAGGAGAGTCTCTGCACCCAGAGCTGACCACAGCCAAGCTGAGATGCTACAGAAGAAGCACCTTCGTGCTGAGGAATACAAG CGGGACTTGGTTGCTCAGATTGAGGAACAGAGGCTGCGCCGGGAACAGGAGAAGGCCACACGactggaggaagagaagaagatgGTCTGGGAACAGCAGATCAAGCAGGAGCTATCGCGGACTAAAAGACAGGAG TTGCTGCTGAACACCAAGAGAAGAGAGGAACCTCAGACCAGCAGTGAagccacacaaaaacacaa ATATATCCACCACGCCCTTTGGGATCCAGTGAAGTCTGAGACCGCTCTGAGGAAACATCTGAAAGAAGAGGAATATAAG CGCGACCTACAGGCACAGATCGAGgagcagcggcagcggcgggagatggagaaggaggagcGGAAGGCGGACGACCAAGCCGCGGTGCAGACTGAGGAGAGGCGGCTGAGGAGCGAGAGGGAGGTGAAGGAGTGGCGCTTTCCGCAGGACACGCTGGGCAGAAGACACGAG GTGACCGTGGATTCTCACGCCTCCATGGAATTCTCAGAAAGTAGCAA ATACGCCCATAACCTGAGCTGCCTTCTGGACCCCGCCCAGCTTGAGCTCATGCAGAGGAAACGCATCAGAGACGAAGAGCACAGG CGGGAATTAGACATACAGGTTAAAGACCAGCGGCAGCGGCGGGCGAAGGAAAAGGAGGAGCTGCTGGTGAAGGAGCTGGCGCAGGAGCGGTCAGAGGACAGGAGgctgaagagggaggaggagttcAGGCAGCAGAAGCTCCTGCTGGAGCAAAAGAAG AAGGAACTGGAGGCGCAGatggaggagcagaggcagTGGCGGGAGAAGGAGGTGCGGCTGGCGAAGCAGCAGGAGATCAAGCAGCCAAAGTTCCAGCAGGATGCCAGGAGAAAG GGTCTGCATCCGAATTGGAAAGAGGAGCAGTTGGACGGGACACAGGTAGACGTGGCTTCCCAGCGGTTGCCTTTGGTGGCCAGGAGGAACCAAGACGTCTCCAGGCAGCTGCACTCTACAGAATACGTCTCCCTCAAAG TGTGCAAGAGCTGGGATATGCTTGGCTATACAGTGCTGACTGTCCACACAAAGGATGCAGCGAGCCAGACAGATCCTCATG ATGGTTTCATGCAAAGCGTGGAAACGACTGTACGCCCCACACCGCACCATGTGAACCACAGGCCCAG GCTACCGTCGCCCCCGGTTCCCGCCGTACAGAGGTGGCTTCAGGACCAGTCAGCTCAGCCTGAGTGTCCTCCTTCGGAGGGGGGGGCCGAGGTGGACCGTGCGCGCCCGTCGTCCTCCTCcgggccctcctcctcctcgggtGGCTTTGTGCGCAaacccccctctaccccccctgTGCAAGACTTCCTGCAGAACGCCGATCACACAGTGCAACAGCGCAACAGTGAGCACGGCAGTTACGTGCGTCAG AGCCAGCAGGAAAACCAGACCGATTTGGATCCAGATTACTAG
- the grsf1 gene encoding G-rich sequence factor 1 yields the protein MASGHCRSLLTSSIFRSFTARYINSRKIWECNWAARTLAMVKDSSGRPQFYHHWTAAHLRHLRIFSLRNVLSLQKLSTETGVPFNEGDYPPLPEYNSNPEPDRKEVFIVRLKGLPWSCTAEDLLKFFSECQIRDGVNGIHLTVNKQGKQNGQAFIELEQEVDVLKALEKHRQYMGSRYVEVYEVTNREAEEILTQPDHPPAQDGVVKLRGLPYNCTEEDVARFFSGLEIVPGGVTLVTSNRGRNTGHGYVQFASQEMADQALEKHKEAMGNRYIEVFPSQKSEIQSQRRKREEVSPSLPPAEPHPQPESKTTDSVPISNAVPRMAVHYVHMRGLPFQATGRDIVNFFSPVRLKKILIEYGPDGRASGEADVFFASHEDALSAMSKDKAYMQERYIELFLNSPGQ from the exons ATGGCCAGTGGACATTGCAGGTCTTTGCTGACCTCTTCAATATTTAGGAGTTTTACCGCAAGATATATTAATTCCAGGAAAATTTGGGAATGTAATTGGGCAGCCAGAACTCTGGCGATGGTAAAAGACTCAAGTGGACGTCCACAGTTCTATCACCACTGGACAGCTGCACATCTTCGCCACCTTCGGATTTTTTCTCTCAGAAATGTATTGTCTCTGCAAAAACTGTCTACCGAG ACAGGAGTTCCTTTCAATGAAGGCGACTATCCACCTTTACCTGAATATAATTCAAACCCAGAACCTGACAGAAAGGAGGTGTTCATCGTCCGCCTTAAAGGACTTCCGTGGTCATGTACAGCTGAAGATCTCTTGAAATTTTTCTCAG AGTGCCAAATTCGTGATGGGGTGAACGGAATACATCTGACTGTAAACAAGCAGGGGAAACAGAACGGACAAGCTTTCATTGAgttggaacaggaagtggacgtCCTCAAAGCTTTGGAGAAACACAGACAGTACATGGGATCCCGATATGTGGAAG TCTATGAAGTGACAAACAGAGAAGCTGAGGAAATCCTGACGCAACCAGACCATCCCCCGGCCCAGGATGGAGTGGTCAAGCTCCGGGGCCTTCCTTACAACTGTACGGAGGAGGACGTTGCTCGGTTCTTTTCAG GTCTGGAGATAGTTCCGGGCGGGGTGACGCTGGTCACGAGCAACAGGGGGAGAAACACGGGGCACGGCTATGTGCAGTTTGCCTCGCAGGAAATGGCGGATCAGGCTTTGGAGAAGCACAAAGAGGCCATGGGCAACAG GTACATTGAGGTGTTTCCCAGCCAGAAAAGTGAAATCCAGTcccagaggagaaagagggaggaggtgtCTCCATCTTTACCTCCTGCTGAGCCACACCCTCAACCTGAAAGCA aaactaCTGATTCAGTACCCATATCAAACGCAGTCCCCAGAATGGCTGTACACTACGTACACATGAGAGGCTTGCCATTTCAAGCGACTGGACGAGACATTGTAAAT TTCTTCTCACCGGTGAGACTGAAGAAGATTCTCATCGAGTACGGCCCAGATGGGAGAGCCAGCGGAGAGGCCGACGTGTTCTTCGCCAGCCACGAAGACGCACTGTCGGCCATGTCTAAAGACAAGGCCTACATGC AAGAACGATACATTGAGTTGTTCCTGAATTCTCCGGGACAATAA